From the genome of Spinacia oleracea cultivar Varoflay chromosome 2, BTI_SOV_V1, whole genome shotgun sequence, one region includes:
- the LOC110790249 gene encoding putative ubiquitin-conjugating enzyme E2 38 isoform X1 — MDMELDDSLIAEKIKEEKDLLMTDIAVLNAVKTSTLGSNESVDHNGCAFDLSFQDDALDNVDDYLDDYADDDDDDVYSDYGDNDEYICEEDDELLKLQAQFDNADLPPGVEASVPWLQDPSPSKKRSPAGTSTSTSTSSVHEGTASASSSSKAESNSTVKKEEEMDEVLRKLMYFKQFDTVADCSDHHFLDMVSSGRKPSKDWVKKIQDEWKILEQNLPETIYVRVYESRMDLLRAVIIGPSGTPYHDGLFVFDAVFPPSYPNEPPMVHYHSSGFRLNPNLYECGKVCLSLLNTWTGGRNEMWVPNKSTMLQVLVSIQALILNTDPFFNEPGYEKTFTGSEGRKKSKEYSEDIFIKSLKKMMYTLRNPPQHFEDLVAGHFRVRAHDIMTACKAYVDGAELGCDVKKWLREGDKALKTSSPNFKAEVAKIMRPLLKYFIYNGSKECEKFQN, encoded by the exons ATGGATATGGAGTTGGATGATTCGTTGATTGCAGAAAAAATCAAAGAAGAAAAG GATCTTTTGATGACTGATATTGCGGTGTTGAATGCTGTGAAAACCTCCACATTAGGGTCCAATGAATCAGTTGATCATAATGGTTGTGCTTTCGACTTATCATTTCAGGATGATGCCCTTGACAATGTGGATGATTATTTGGATGATTATgcggatgatgatgatgatgatgtttaTTCTGACTATGGTGATAACGATGAGTATATTTGTGAGGAGGATGATGAACTTTTGAAGTTGCAAGCTCAATTTGACAATGCAGACTTACCCCCTGGAGTTGAAGCATCAGTTCCCTGGTTGCAAGATCCTTCTCCAAGTAAGAAGCGTTCTCCTGCTGGAacatcaacttcaacttcaacttcctccGTCCATGAAGGGACAGCTTCCGCATCTAGTAGTTCAAAAGCAGAGTCAAATTCGACTGTTAAAAAGGAAGAAGAGATGGATGAGGTCTTGAGAAAGTTAATGTACTTCAAACAATTTGACACAGTCGCTGATTGTTCCGATCATCATTTCCTTGACATGGTATCTTCAGGCAGAAAG CCTTCAAAAGATTGGGTAAAGAAAATTCAGGATGAGTGGAAAATTCTGGAGCAGAACTTACCAG AAACAATATATGTTAGAGTTTATGAATCACGGATGGACCTTTTGAGGGCTGTCATTATAGGACCATCAGGTACTCCATATCATGATGGGCTTTTTGTCTTTGATGCTGTGTTTCCGCCTTCGTATCCAAATGAACCACCG ATGGTCCATTATCATTCAAGTGGATTCCGACTAAATCCGAACCTGTATGAATGTGGAAAAGTCTGCTTGAGCCTGTTGAATACTTGGACTGGTGGACGAAATGAGATGTGGGTTCCAAATAAGTCAACAATGCTTCAAGTTTTGGTCTCTATTCAAGCTTTAATTCTGAACACGGATCCCTTTTTTAATGAACCTGGTTACGAGAAGACATTCACAGGGTCTGAGGGGAGGAAAAAATCCAAGGAGTACAGtgaagatatttttattaaatcctTGAAAAAGATGATGTACACGCTTAGGAATCCCCCTCAG CATTTCGAGGATCTGGTAGCTGGACATTTTCGTGTTCGTGCTCATGATATCATGACAGCATGCAAGGCATACGTTGATGGTGCTGAGTTAGGGTGTGATGTTAAGAAATGGCTTCGAGAAGGCGACAAAGCTTTGAAGACTAGCTCGCCAAATTTCAAAGCCGAGGTTGCCAAAATAATGAGACCGCTCCTCAAATATTTCATCTATAATGGGTCCAAGGAGTGTGAGAAGTTTCAGAACTGA
- the LOC110790249 gene encoding putative ubiquitin-conjugating enzyme E2 38 isoform X2: MDMELDDSLIAEKIKEEKDDALDNVDDYLDDYADDDDDDVYSDYGDNDEYICEEDDELLKLQAQFDNADLPPGVEASVPWLQDPSPSKKRSPAGTSTSTSTSSVHEGTASASSSSKAESNSTVKKEEEMDEVLRKLMYFKQFDTVADCSDHHFLDMVSSGRKPSKDWVKKIQDEWKILEQNLPETIYVRVYESRMDLLRAVIIGPSGTPYHDGLFVFDAVFPPSYPNEPPMVHYHSSGFRLNPNLYECGKVCLSLLNTWTGGRNEMWVPNKSTMLQVLVSIQALILNTDPFFNEPGYEKTFTGSEGRKKSKEYSEDIFIKSLKKMMYTLRNPPQHFEDLVAGHFRVRAHDIMTACKAYVDGAELGCDVKKWLREGDKALKTSSPNFKAEVAKIMRPLLKYFIYNGSKECEKFQN, translated from the exons ATGGATATGGAGTTGGATGATTCGTTGATTGCAGAAAAAATCAAAGAAGAAAAG GATGATGCCCTTGACAATGTGGATGATTATTTGGATGATTATgcggatgatgatgatgatgatgtttaTTCTGACTATGGTGATAACGATGAGTATATTTGTGAGGAGGATGATGAACTTTTGAAGTTGCAAGCTCAATTTGACAATGCAGACTTACCCCCTGGAGTTGAAGCATCAGTTCCCTGGTTGCAAGATCCTTCTCCAAGTAAGAAGCGTTCTCCTGCTGGAacatcaacttcaacttcaacttcctccGTCCATGAAGGGACAGCTTCCGCATCTAGTAGTTCAAAAGCAGAGTCAAATTCGACTGTTAAAAAGGAAGAAGAGATGGATGAGGTCTTGAGAAAGTTAATGTACTTCAAACAATTTGACACAGTCGCTGATTGTTCCGATCATCATTTCCTTGACATGGTATCTTCAGGCAGAAAG CCTTCAAAAGATTGGGTAAAGAAAATTCAGGATGAGTGGAAAATTCTGGAGCAGAACTTACCAG AAACAATATATGTTAGAGTTTATGAATCACGGATGGACCTTTTGAGGGCTGTCATTATAGGACCATCAGGTACTCCATATCATGATGGGCTTTTTGTCTTTGATGCTGTGTTTCCGCCTTCGTATCCAAATGAACCACCG ATGGTCCATTATCATTCAAGTGGATTCCGACTAAATCCGAACCTGTATGAATGTGGAAAAGTCTGCTTGAGCCTGTTGAATACTTGGACTGGTGGACGAAATGAGATGTGGGTTCCAAATAAGTCAACAATGCTTCAAGTTTTGGTCTCTATTCAAGCTTTAATTCTGAACACGGATCCCTTTTTTAATGAACCTGGTTACGAGAAGACATTCACAGGGTCTGAGGGGAGGAAAAAATCCAAGGAGTACAGtgaagatatttttattaaatcctTGAAAAAGATGATGTACACGCTTAGGAATCCCCCTCAG CATTTCGAGGATCTGGTAGCTGGACATTTTCGTGTTCGTGCTCATGATATCATGACAGCATGCAAGGCATACGTTGATGGTGCTGAGTTAGGGTGTGATGTTAAGAAATGGCTTCGAGAAGGCGACAAAGCTTTGAAGACTAGCTCGCCAAATTTCAAAGCCGAGGTTGCCAAAATAATGAGACCGCTCCTCAAATATTTCATCTATAATGGGTCCAAGGAGTGTGAGAAGTTTCAGAACTGA